In a single window of the Chondrocystis sp. NIES-4102 genome:
- a CDS encoding transcriptional regulator, HxlR family protein: MVSQKQQEPLLDLDCPIRQVINIVGDKWTLPVLYVLKQGSKRYTEIQREIPGISKKMLTQTLRQLESDEILQRTVYAVVPPKTEYQLTVFGTKLIQPLQTLANWAQVHQTELRLITNRRNQTRSMKRNKS; encoded by the coding sequence ATGGTTTCCCAAAAACAGCAAGAACCTTTATTAGATTTAGATTGCCCGATCCGTCAAGTTATTAATATTGTTGGGGATAAATGGACTTTACCTGTCTTATACGTTCTCAAGCAAGGGTCAAAACGTTACACTGAGATACAACGCGAAATACCTGGAATATCTAAGAAAATGTTGACTCAAACCTTAAGACAGTTGGAGTCTGACGAAATTTTACAACGCACTGTTTATGCAGTTGTGCCACCTAAGACCGAATACCAGCTAACTGTTTTTGGCACTAAATTAATTCAACCATTGCAAACATTAGCAAATTGGGCGCAGGTACATCAAACAGAATTACGTTTAATTACCAATAGACGCAATCAAACTCGTTCTATGAAACGAAATAAAAGTTAA